In Petrotoga miotherma DSM 10691, the sequence GCGTTAAAAAAAGCTATGGAATTGATCACTGATCCTGAATATGGATGTTTAAAAGAATTAGGTGAGATAGATGCGGTTGGGCACAGGGTAGTACATGGAGGAGAAGAGTTTTTCTCTTCCGTACTGATAGATGAAGAAGTTATTAAAGCTATAGAAGATAACGCTGAACTTGCTCCTTTACATAATCCTCCCAATTTGATGGGCATAAGAGCTGCTAAAAAATTATTACCCAAAGTACCCCAAGTAGCGGTATTTGATACAGCATTTCACCATTCGATGCCAGAGAAGGCATATATGTATGGCTTACCTTACGAACTCTACCAAAAGTACAAGATAAGGCGGTACGGATTTCATGGGACCAGTCACAGGTACGTATCTAAAAAAGCCTCTGAGATATTAAAAAAAGATATGAAGGAATTAAAGATGATAACGGCACATTTGGGTAACGGTGCATCTTTAGCTGCGATTGACAGAGGAAAAGTGATCGATACATCGATGGGGTTCACACCTTTGGAAGGATTGATAATGGGAACAAGAAGCGGAGATATAGATCCAGGCATCGTTCTTTTCCTTACAAGAAAAGGTTACAGTGTAGATGAAGCGGACGATTTGTTGAACAAAAGAAGTGGTGTTTATGGTTTAAGTGAAATGAGCAACGACATGAGAGATATCCGAAAAGGAATAGAAATGGGGGATAAAAAGGCAAAGTTAGCATATGATGTGTATGTATATCGTTTAGCAAAATACATTGGAAGTTATATAACCGTACTAAAAGGATTAGATGCGTTGGTATTCACAGCAGGGGTGGGAGAAAATGACGAACATGTAAGAATGGATGTCTGTAATTATTTAGACTTCTTTGGAGTTAAAATTGATAAAGAAAAAAATACTTTGTTAAATAGAAAAGAAGGAATTATCTCAACTTCAGACTCCGATGTGGAGATTTTAATAGTAAAAACTGATGAGGAATTAATGATAGCTCAGGATACAAAAAGAATAGTGGAAGAATCGAACAACAAATAGTAATGCCTGTTTAAAGGGCATTACTATTGTCTCTATAACTTTTTGCCAGATTATAGTATTCTTTGGCGTGTTCTTTAATTTGCTCAAATTCTTCGTCAGTTAATTTTCTTATGACCTTTGCCGGAACACCTAAGGCCAAACTCTTTGGAGGAATTATTTTGTTTTCTGTTACCAAAGCTCCAGCTCCTATAAGACATCCTTCACCTATCTTTGCACCATTTAATATAGTTGCTCCCATACCTATGAGACAGTTATTAGAGATTTGACATCCATGTATAATAGCGTTGTGTCCAATAGTAACGTAACTGCCAATTATAGTTGGATATTCGGTGTCGATATGAACTACTGAGTTATCTTGTACGTTTGTGAATTCCCCAATGGTTATAGAACCAATATCTGCTCTCAATGTGGCATTGTACCAAATACTCGCTCCTTTAGCGATCTTTACATCTCCAATAATTTGACAACCAGGTGCTAAAAAAACATCTTCTTCAACAACAGGATATTTACCTTTATACTCATGAAGCATAATTTCACCTCTTTAATTTAGCTAAAGTTTTTGTGATATAATTATACATCAAAAAAGTAGAGAATAAAAAAACCGGATCCACGATGGATCCGGCAAGAATGTCTGGGTTTATCTCAGGGGGATAGGGGGATCTTTCTTTTTTCACTAATATTATAATATAGAATTTGTTAAACTTCAAGGTATATGAGTTACTATTAGATTTAGAACAGTTAAAGATTTGTATACTATTATTAAGCCAAAAAAGGAGGTCTTTCTTTTGAATAAAGTCTATGATTTTCACACACACACAATTTTGAGTGATGGAGAATTAATTTGCAGCGAGCAAATAAGACATGCACAAATTCATGGTTATGCAGCTATTGCAATATCTGATCATGTGGATGAGTCCAACATAGATTTTGTTTTAAGCAGTTTGAATAAATTTGTTGATAATGAAAGTAGTTACTTTGAAGGGATCAAGATTTTGAAAGGGGTCGAAATTACCCACGTTCCTCCCTTACTTATAGATGAACTTGCAAAACATGCAAAAGAAAACGGAGCTGATATTGTATTGGTTCACGGAGAAACTATAGTCGAGCCAGTTTTCAAAAAAACTAACTATTACGCTGTAACATCAAAGTATGTGGATATTTTAGCTCACCCTGGTTTAATTACCGAGGAAGAAGTTGCCCTGGCTGCCAGTAACGGAGTTTTTTTGGAATTAAGTGCCAGGAAAGGCCATAGTTTATCCAATGGGCATGTAGCAAAATTGGCTCAAAAACATGAGGCAAAATTACTTGTAAATAGTGATTCTCACGGACCAGACGATTTTTTAGACTATGATTTTAGTTTGAAAGTGGCTATATCAGCTGGTTT encodes:
- a CDS encoding acetate kinase, with the protein product MKILVINSGSSSLKYQILEMENESCLVKGLVERIGEQESDIEQESKGKEYKNITKIKDHEEALKKAMELITDPEYGCLKELGEIDAVGHRVVHGGEEFFSSVLIDEEVIKAIEDNAELAPLHNPPNLMGIRAAKKLLPKVPQVAVFDTAFHHSMPEKAYMYGLPYELYQKYKIRRYGFHGTSHRYVSKKASEILKKDMKELKMITAHLGNGASLAAIDRGKVIDTSMGFTPLEGLIMGTRSGDIDPGIVLFLTRKGYSVDEADDLLNKRSGVYGLSEMSNDMRDIRKGIEMGDKKAKLAYDVYVYRLAKYIGSYITVLKGLDALVFTAGVGENDEHVRMDVCNYLDFFGVKIDKEKNTLLNRKEGIISTSDSDVEILIVKTDEELMIAQDTKRIVEESNNK
- a CDS encoding gamma carbonic anhydrase family protein; translated protein: MLHEYKGKYPVVEEDVFLAPGCQIIGDVKIAKGASIWYNATLRADIGSITIGEFTNVQDNSVVHIDTEYPTIIGSYVTIGHNAIIHGCQISNNCLIGMGATILNGAKIGEGCLIGAGALVTENKIIPPKSLALGVPAKVIRKLTDEEFEQIKEHAKEYYNLAKSYRDNSNAL
- a CDS encoding histidinol phosphate phosphatase domain-containing protein; this encodes MNKVYDFHTHTILSDGELICSEQIRHAQIHGYAAIAISDHVDESNIDFVLSSLNKFVDNESSYFEGIKILKGVEITHVPPLLIDELAKHAKENGADIVLVHGETIVEPVFKKTNYYAVTSKYVDILAHPGLITEEEVALAASNGVFLELSARKGHSLSNGHVAKLAQKHEAKLLVNSDSHGPDDFLDYDFSLKVAISAGLSIEKAKKVVEKNPLELL